One segment of Streptomyces sp. XD-27 DNA contains the following:
- a CDS encoding cobalamin biosynthesis protein codes for MRADHAVSFASGAALGFACDLAFGDPRRGHPVAAFGRAAAAVERRLWHDHRGYGALHTLLCAGGAAAGAALLTRTVRLPAAGPARTATGPGRTATPGPSSSPAARSLSRAADIALTAAATWSVLGGTSLRREALAIGDALAAGDLAAARARLPHLCGRDPQALDGQQIARAVVESVAENTSDAVVGALVWGAIGGVPGLVGFRAVNTLDAMVGHKSPRHRRFGWASARLDDVAGWPGARLTAALATVAGPDPRGARRVWRADGGTHPSPNAGPVEASFAGALGVRLGGTLAYGGRVEHRPVLNAHGRPVEVPDIARAARLSRRVGALALATSVAGRLAVCALRSALSDGGRRTVRPKAAGPGAAG; via the coding sequence ATGCGCGCCGACCACGCCGTGTCCTTCGCGAGCGGCGCCGCCCTCGGCTTCGCGTGCGACCTGGCCTTCGGCGATCCGCGCCGCGGCCATCCCGTGGCCGCCTTCGGACGGGCCGCCGCCGCCGTCGAGCGGCGGCTCTGGCACGACCACCGGGGCTACGGGGCGCTCCACACGCTGCTGTGCGCGGGCGGGGCGGCCGCCGGTGCCGCGTTGCTGACCCGTACCGTACGGCTGCCCGCCGCCGGACCGGCCCGCACCGCCACCGGACCGGGGCGCACCGCCACCCCCGGCCCTTCCTCCTCCCCCGCCGCACGGTCCCTGTCCCGGGCCGCCGACATCGCGCTGACCGCCGCCGCCACCTGGTCCGTGCTGGGCGGCACGTCGCTGCGCCGCGAGGCCCTCGCCATCGGTGACGCGCTCGCCGCCGGCGACCTGGCCGCCGCCCGGGCGCGGCTGCCGCACCTGTGCGGGCGCGACCCGCAGGCGCTGGACGGGCAGCAGATCGCGCGCGCGGTTGTGGAGTCGGTGGCCGAGAACACCTCCGACGCGGTCGTCGGCGCCCTGGTGTGGGGGGCGATCGGCGGCGTACCGGGGCTGGTGGGCTTCCGCGCCGTCAACACCCTGGACGCCATGGTGGGCCACAAGTCGCCGCGCCACCGGCGGTTCGGCTGGGCGTCGGCCCGGCTGGACGACGTCGCCGGGTGGCCGGGCGCCCGGCTCACCGCGGCGCTGGCCACCGTCGCCGGGCCGGACCCGCGCGGCGCGCGGCGCGTGTGGCGCGCGGACGGCGGCACGCACCCGAGCCCCAACGCGGGCCCCGTGGAGGCGTCCTTCGCGGGCGCGCTGGGGGTGCGGCTCGGTGGCACCCTCGCCTACGGCGGCCGGGTGGAGCACCGGCCCGTACTGAACGCCCACGGGCGGCCGGTGGAGGTCCCCGACATCGCGCGCGCGGCCCGACTGTCGCGCCGGGTGGGAGCGCTGGCGCTGGCCACGTCCGTCGCGGGACGGCTGGCGGTCTGCGCCCTGCGGTCGGCCCTCTCGGACGGCGGCCGACGAACGGTACGGCCGAAGGCGGCTGGACCGGGGGCCGCCGGATGA
- a CDS encoding alpha/beta hydrolase, producing the protein MRLRTAAAAAATTLIGAGAAALAAGRYAGDAALRPTPDRPLPHDPPLTVHAAGDGRITLTRSFAAQRPGRYGITGQDVHAVVGPVLTDVPHPVDCVVRRLERITHGALAPGARVRLTPQVYAGNPRDALGLDHADVDVPGELGALPAWFVPGARATWVITVHGLGATREHPMVVLPFLHRHRFPVLDLAYRGDPGAPRTSQGAGYLGDAEWHDVDAAVRYAVRYGARRVVLYGWSTGASMALRTAADSALRHRITGLVLDSPVLDWQATVRALAAYRVPTALLPLAVRAAHGRLRPRGRAGHAGPQPPGSDHVDPGQLSVPTLILHGPDDTLAPWGPSRQLARLRTDLVTLHTVPHAPHAAMWNADPPGYEETLRRFLTPLM; encoded by the coding sequence GTGCGCCTGCGTACCGCGGCGGCCGCGGCCGCCACCACCCTGATCGGTGCCGGAGCGGCCGCGCTGGCGGCCGGACGGTACGCCGGCGACGCCGCGCTCAGGCCCACCCCGGACCGGCCCCTGCCCCACGACCCGCCGCTCACCGTGCACGCCGCCGGTGACGGCCGGATCACCCTGACCCGCAGCTTCGCCGCGCAGCGCCCCGGGCGCTACGGGATCACCGGGCAGGACGTCCACGCCGTCGTCGGCCCGGTCCTCACCGACGTCCCGCACCCCGTCGACTGCGTGGTCCGCCGCCTGGAGCGGATCACCCACGGCGCGCTGGCCCCCGGCGCCCGGGTGCGGCTGACCCCGCAGGTGTACGCCGGCAACCCCCGCGACGCCCTCGGCCTGGACCACGCCGACGTCGACGTCCCCGGCGAACTCGGCGCGCTGCCCGCCTGGTTCGTCCCCGGCGCCCGCGCCACCTGGGTGATCACCGTGCACGGCCTGGGCGCCACCCGCGAACACCCCATGGTGGTCCTGCCCTTCCTGCACCGGCACCGCTTCCCCGTCCTCGACCTCGCCTACCGCGGCGACCCCGGCGCCCCCCGTACCTCCCAGGGCGCCGGCTACCTCGGCGACGCCGAGTGGCACGACGTGGACGCCGCCGTCCGCTACGCCGTGCGGTACGGCGCCCGGCGCGTGGTCCTCTACGGCTGGTCCACCGGCGCCTCGATGGCGCTGCGCACCGCCGCCGACTCCGCGCTGCGGCACCGGATCACCGGGCTGGTGCTGGATTCGCCGGTGCTCGACTGGCAGGCCACCGTGCGCGCCCTCGCCGCCTACCGGGTCCCCACCGCGCTGCTGCCGCTGGCGGTCCGGGCCGCCCACGGGCGCCTCCGGCCGCGGGGCCGCGCCGGGCACGCGGGCCCGCAGCCCCCCGGCTCCGACCACGTGGACCCCGGGCAGCTGTCCGTGCCGACGCTGATCCTGCACGGGCCGGACGACACCCTCGCGCCCTGGGGTCCGTCGCGCCAACTGGCCCGGCTCCGCACCGACCTGGTCACCCTTCACACCGTTCCGCACGCTCCGCACGCCGCCATGTGGAACGCCGACCCGCCCGGCTACGAAGAGACGCTGAGGCGGTTCCTGACACCGCTGATGTAG
- a CDS encoding inorganic phosphate transporter, translating to MEHITLLIGIVIITALVFDFTNGFHDTANAMATTISTGALKPKTAVAMSAVLNLVGAFLSVEVAATISKGIIDESGIQPEVIFAGLVGAIIWNLLTWLAGLPSSSSHALFGGLIGATVASVGFGAVHGDEVVMKVLIPAVAAPVVAGLATLLATRLTYAASRKTDPEASAKGYRAGQIASAGLVSLAHGTNDAQKTMGVMTLALITGGALAPDSDPPLWVIASAGIAIALGTYLGGWRIIRTMGKGITDIQPPQGFAAQSGAAVTILASSHIGFALSTTQVCSGAVMGAGLGRKGGVVRWSTAGRMAAAWVLTLPAAGLVGAAAALLAKQGDWGVTAVAILAGAACAAIWVASRRKPVDHTNVNDTGVDAAEPAGVVTTALQAVAPPPAGPVAPAAADQPSEAPAPAEPVSPAPAAQATA from the coding sequence ATGGAACACATCACGCTTCTCATCGGGATCGTGATCATCACGGCCTTGGTGTTCGACTTTACGAACGGCTTCCACGACACGGCCAACGCCATGGCCACCACCATCTCCACGGGCGCGCTCAAGCCCAAGACGGCGGTCGCGATGTCGGCGGTGCTGAACCTCGTCGGCGCCTTCCTGTCCGTCGAAGTCGCCGCGACCATCTCCAAGGGCATCATCGACGAATCCGGGATCCAGCCCGAAGTGATCTTCGCCGGGTTGGTGGGTGCGATCATCTGGAACCTGCTGACCTGGCTCGCGGGGCTCCCCTCCAGTTCCTCCCACGCACTGTTCGGCGGTCTGATCGGCGCGACCGTCGCCTCGGTCGGCTTCGGTGCCGTGCACGGCGACGAGGTCGTCATGAAGGTCCTGATCCCGGCCGTCGCCGCGCCGGTCGTGGCGGGCCTCGCCACCCTGCTGGCCACCCGGCTGACCTACGCCGCGTCCCGGAAGACCGACCCCGAGGCCAGCGCAAAGGGCTACCGGGCCGGGCAGATCGCCTCGGCCGGGCTGGTCTCCCTGGCCCACGGCACCAATGACGCGCAGAAGACCATGGGTGTGATGACCCTGGCGCTGATCACCGGCGGCGCGCTGGCCCCGGACTCGGACCCGCCGCTGTGGGTCATCGCCTCGGCCGGTATCGCCATCGCGCTCGGTACGTACCTGGGCGGCTGGCGGATCATCCGCACGATGGGCAAGGGCATCACGGACATCCAGCCGCCGCAGGGCTTCGCCGCCCAGTCCGGCGCCGCGGTGACCATCCTGGCCTCCTCCCACATCGGGTTCGCGCTCTCCACCACCCAGGTCTGCTCCGGCGCCGTGATGGGCGCGGGGCTCGGCCGCAAGGGCGGTGTGGTGCGCTGGTCGACCGCGGGCCGGATGGCCGCCGCCTGGGTGCTGACCCTGCCGGCCGCCGGTCTGGTCGGTGCCGCGGCCGCACTGCTGGCGAAGCAGGGCGACTGGGGCGTCACCGCCGTCGCGATCCTGGCGGGCGCCGCCTGCGCCGCGATCTGGGTGGCCTCGCGCCGCAAGCCGGTGGACCACACCAACGTCAACGACACCGGTGTGGACGCGGCCGAGCCCGCGGGCGTCGTCACCACCGCGCTCCAGGCGGTCGCCCCGCCGCCGGCCGGGCCGGTGGCCCCGGCCGCCGCGGACCAGCCGTCCGAGGCCCCGGCACCCGCCGAGCCGGTCTCTCCCGCCCCCGCCGCGCAGGCGACGGCCTGA